TTCCTTCAGAAATTCTGCGTGCCATCGCCAGTAAGCGGGGGCATCATCTTTTCATTGCTCACACTGGCATTGTATGGCTGGTTCGATGTGGAGGTGTCGTTCGACGACACACTGAAGGATGTCTTCATGTTGGCCTTCTTCACTAGTGTGGGCTTCCAGAGCGACCTGAAAGTGATTAAGAAAGGTGGCCGACTGCTGGCCATTATGCTGGGCCTGCTGGTGGTCATCATCGCCATGCAGAACCTGATGCCCATGGGAATCACCCGACTGATGGGTGTTGACCCTCTGATAGGCATGGCCGCAGGAAGCATTTCCATGACTGGCGGACACGGTACGGCAGGCGGATTTGCAGGCGTGCTGGAAACGATGGGACTGCATGGGGCTGGAACTATAGGCATGGCTGCCGCTACTTTCGGACTGATAGCGGGGTCGACGATAGGTGGACCTTTGGCAGAAAAGATTATCCGCACCAAACTCACTCAGGAACAGGTGCAACAGGATGAGGAGATAGACCCGGCCATGGCTGGTATAGAGAGCGACGAGGCATCGCCAACCGGTCGTGCCAAGCGTGTCAGCACCAACGAGCTGGAGTTCCAGCAGTATGCCAAAGCCACTTACTGCCTACTCCTGGTGATGGGAGGCGGCACCCTACTGAGCTGGCTATTGGACAAGACGGGTGTTACGTTCCCCACCTATTTCGGAGCCTTGATACTGGCAGCTATAGCTCGGAACACGCTGGGATTCGTCAGATACAGGAAAGAAGGAGAAATGGTGAAAGCCGACAGGTTGCTCGATATGGAGCGAATCATCAGTGTGGGAAACATCTGTCTGTCCATGTTCCTCGGCATGGCCATGATATCCCTGAAGCTATGGGAACTTCAGAGTCTGGCACTTCCCTTGATCGTCATCCTGGTGTCACAGGTGCTGCTGATGGCCCTCTTTGCATATTTCGCTGCCTTCCCCCTGTTAGGCAGCAATTATGATGCTGCCGTACTGTGTGCTGGCATGTGTGGCTTCGGCCTTGGCGCAACTCCCAATGCAATGGCCAATATGAGTGCTGTGTGCTATAAATACCGCTACACAGTCAAGCCTTTCCTCATTGTCCCCATCATAGGAGCCATGTTTGCCGACCTCATCAACACAGGCATCATCACTCTTTTCCTGAATATTCTATAGGTTCAAGTGAGGTATAACCTATGTGTTAAAAATGTACATTTTATTTGTTCAAATATTCGATTATTTTGACAAATGAAAATCGTAAACTAGAACGGAAAATGCCTCTTTCGCCGCCTCAAAAGGTACTTCTGGACCACTCCCTGCACTCTTTTTGATGAAAAAGTGGTCGTTTAATGTGCTTTTTGGTGTCTATTTCATCTGTTTTGCTCTATTTGCATAAGTGTTGTAATGCACCTGAATAGAAGCTAAATCGCAGTAGAACGTTGATTGCAGTGCAATTTAACGGGATTTGCAGTTCAAATCAATGGTAATTGCAGTGTAATTTAATGGTGATTGTAGCTAAAAAATGGCATTTTTCGGCATAATTTGACGGTGGTTTCTTCCTGTTTTTACCCCTAAATAGTGGCGTTTTGGGGAATTTGACAATTTTTGAAGTGTTTTCCATCTCCATAACTTGCAAATTTTCGACCTGGAATGCACTCGGTGATTTCCGTGCGAGTTATGAGCGTGTTCAAATGTTAAAATGCTAATAGTGTAATGATGGAAAAAAGGAACAAAAATTATCGCTGGGAAGATTGTACTTCAATCGAAA
The sequence above is a segment of the Prevotella sp. E9-3 genome. Coding sequences within it:
- the gltS gene encoding sodium/glutamate symporter, which encodes MTSIQLDMIQTAGIGALALIAGMVLTRKVAFLQKFCVPSPVSGGIIFSLLTLALYGWFDVEVSFDDTLKDVFMLAFFTSVGFQSDLKVIKKGGRLLAIMLGLLVVIIAMQNLMPMGITRLMGVDPLIGMAAGSISMTGGHGTAGGFAGVLETMGLHGAGTIGMAAATFGLIAGSTIGGPLAEKIIRTKLTQEQVQQDEEIDPAMAGIESDEASPTGRAKRVSTNELEFQQYAKATYCLLLVMGGGTLLSWLLDKTGVTFPTYFGALILAAIARNTLGFVRYRKEGEMVKADRLLDMERIISVGNICLSMFLGMAMISLKLWELQSLALPLIVILVSQVLLMALFAYFAAFPLLGSNYDAAVLCAGMCGFGLGATPNAMANMSAVCYKYRYTVKPFLIVPIIGAMFADLINTGIITLFLNIL